Within Fusobacterium gonidiaformans ATCC 25563, the genomic segment TAAACAACCATATAAACTCATTTTTCCATTTTCAAATTTTGAAAAATCATAATCAATTTTAGAAAAAATTTCTAATGCTTCTTTATCATAAAAATAAGAGGCATAATGTTTACTTCCATAAACTCTAGCATAAAATGGTATCAATAATGTTTCTTCCACTCCAGTTAATTGTATCCTTGTCATAAATTCCTCCTTTTATATTCTAATAATCTATTATAGTTGATTCTTATTTCTACTTCTACCCCAAAAAAAAGAAAAAAAGCTCTGAAAAATAAATACCTTTTTCAAAGCCTTCTTTTCTTAAAAATTCATGTACTAATTTTTTTCTAATTCTTTTTTAAAAATTCCATTTAAAATTAAAGCCAATGCTCCATCTCCTGTTACATTACAAGCTGTCCCAAAACTATCTTGTAAAGCAAAGATGGTTAACATTAAAGCTGTTCCTGTTTCATCAAAGCCAACAACAGAAATAATAATTCCCAAAGATGCCATAACCGTTCCACCAGGAACCCCAGGAGCTCCTACTGCAAAAATTCCTAGTAAGAACACGAATAAAATCATAGTTCCCACAGATGGTAGACTACCATACAAGATTTTAGAAACTGTCATTACAAAGAAAACTTCTGTCAATACAGAACCGCATAAATGAGTCGTTGCTCCCAAAGGAATTGCAAAATCAGCTACATCATCATGTAATACATTTGATTTTTTAGCACAACTCAATGCCACCGGTAAAGTAGCAGCAGATGACATTGTTCCTACCGCTGTTAGATAAGCCGGTCCATAATGTTTTAACAGGCTCCAAGGATTTTTTCCTGAAATAGCCCCTCCCAATAAGTATAAAACTGCTAGCCAAATATAATGTCCTAACAATACAATCACAATTACTTTTAGGAATACCGGAAATTGTTTTGTAATACTTCCTTCATAAGATAATGTAGCAAAAGTACTCGCAATAAAAATAGGTAATAAAGGAATTACTATTTTATAAACAACACTTAACATAATCTCATTAAATTCATCTAATAATTCTTCTGTCTTTTTAGAATTAGTCCAAATAACAGCTAGTCCTAAAACAATAGATAATACAAGAGCTGTCATCACAGACACTACTGGAGGAACTTCCACTTTAAAGATTAATTCGGGAATTTCCTTCAATCCTTCTACATTTGTTATAATATTTAACTTAGGAATTAAGATATATCCTGCAACCATAGAAAATAAAGCAGCTCCTACCGAAGAACTATAAGATAACCCTAACATAGTTCCCAACATTTTACTTGCATTCGATTTCATTTTCGTAATCGCCGGAGTGATAAAACCTAAAATGATAAGAGGAACAATGAAGAAAATAATTTGTCCTATCAAAAACTTAATCGTATTAATAATACCAATCACTTGCTCATTTGCATAAAGTCCTACAATAATCCCAATGATAACTCCCAATAACAATTTAACAATCAGATTGTCCTTTAATTTTGCCATTCGACACACCTCCATATTTTTCTGTCTATTATTCTAACATAGAATGAAAAAATTATCCATAACTTTATGAAAAGAAACAAAAAAGAAGAGCTTTATCACTCTTCTCTCTGTAAATTTTTCTTTGTCTACAAGAAAACTAAGAAATTTTATCTCCTGCCGTACTACCAGAACGTAAAGTATAAATTTCTTCAATATGAATCACAACAGCAGCTTTTGGTGCTCCCATTTTTCCTTTTGCCCACTCTACTGCTTCATCATAATATTTTCCTTCTGTAAATACTTCTGCCTTTCCTACAAAACGATACCCATCTAATTTAGACCAATCAGCATAAGCTACTGCTACTTTCCCGTTATCTATTAAATTTTTCATAGTTTGTTTCCCTGTATTTTCATTATAAATCAAAGTATGTTCATCTAAGAGTCTCATAGAACGTTTTGGACCAATATTTGGAATTCCATCATTACTTACAGTCGATACATAAGCCAGTTCTTTTTCTATCATTTCTTTCATTACGTCTGTTAACATTTTATTACCTCCTAATATTTTAAAATACTGAATATTTTATATTATATATTAGTTTATCTCTTTTGTCAATTTTATATAATATATCCTTTTCTTCTTAAAATATCTTCAGAAAATGTATCTGCTGGCTTATATCCATCTTTTAATAAATTTTTAGTGTAAATTCCATTATATAAGAAACTTAAAATGAGTTGTGCCATACAAAGAGTACAAGCATTTAAAATCAGCATAACAATAAACCACATTGCATCTCCACGAAATAGTGGAACAAAGAAACCAAAGAAAAATGTAGTCCAAGAAAAACCAAGATAAGATTTCTTAAGAGCTCCATTTTTTTCTAATTGAATTGTTGTTGCCATTCTTCTACCTCCTCTCTAATCCTCATATCCATTTGGATGAGATTTATGCCAATTCCATGCAGTTTCAATAATTTTTTCTAAACTATTGTATTTGGGCGTCCATTTCAATTCATGCATTGCTTTTTCAGAAGAAGCTACCAACTTTGCAGGATCTCCTGCTCTTCTTGGAGAAGTTTCTGCCGGAATTGTATGCCCTGTAACCTTTCTACAAACTTCAATTACTTCTTTCACTGAAAATCCTTCCCCATTTCCCAAATTAAAAACAGTACTGTCTCCTCCCTTTCGTAATCGATTTAAAGCTAAAATGTGAGCATCTGCTAAATCCATAACATGAATATAATCTCGAATACAAGTTCCGTCTTGCGTTGGATAGTCATCTCCATAAATTCCAATCTTCGCTCTTTGACCTAAAGCAACTTGCAACACAATAGGGATTAAATGTGTTTCCGTTGTATGTGCTTCTCCAATTTCTCCACTCGCATGAGCACCGGCCACATTAAAATATCGCAAGGCAGTATACTTAATTCCATATGCTTTATCACACCATTTTAGCATTTTTTCAACACATAATTTGCTTTCTCCATAAGGATTTGTCGGAAAAGTGGTATCCGTTTCTAAAATAGGAATATTTTCCGGCTCCCCATAAGTCGCAGCAGTGGAAGAAAATACAATATGATTTACTTTGTATTTTTTCATTGCCTTTAATAGACATAAAGTCCCATAAAAATTATTTTCAAAATATTTTAAGGGCTCTTCCACACTTTCTCCTACCAAGGAAAAAGCGGCAAAATCAATAACTCCATCAATACTATGCTTTTCAAAAGCATGATTTAAAAATTCTTCATCTCGTAAATCTCCAAGTAAAAGTTCTGCTCTCTCATCTACCGCATCCACATGACCTGTAATTAAATTATCAATAACAACAACTTTTTCTCCTTGGTCTAATAATGCTTTTACAACATGACTTCCAATATATCCTGCTCCACCACATACCAATACTGCCATCGTTTTCCTCCTTAATTTTCATTGACTGCTTCCACGAATCTTAACAAACCTTTTCGTCCTTCTTCTGTTCTTTTATATACTCCTGCATCTTCTAAAACATGAGAGAATACAATTCCCACTTCTTTTTCTAAATCAATCTCTGCATTTGGAAAAGAAGCAATCCAATCGTAGTGTTTTATTACTCTTTCATCCGCTTTTATTTTTTCTAAATAGCTTTCCTCTTTTAAATATCCTCGAATGATTTCTAATTCTTCTTTTAGTCTTCCAGGTAATACAGCTAGTCCCATAACTTCAATTAAACCAATATTTTCCTTTTTAATATTATGATATTCCTTATGAGGATGGAAAATTCCAAGTGGGTGTTCTTCACTTCTCCTATTGTTTCGAAGCACCAAATCCATTTCAAAATTTTCTCCTCTTCTACGTCCAATAGGGGTAATGGTGTTGTGTGCTTCTTCTCCTGTGTAAGCAAAAATACCACACTCTTCATCACTATATTCTCTCCAAGTCCTCAAAATTTTATCAGATAAATTTATAATCGCTTCTCGATTAGGAGAAGAAATACGAAGTACAGACATTGGCCATTTCACAATTCCGGCCTTCACTTTTTCAAAGCCTTGAAATACAATTTCTTCTTCTATCTCAGCTTTCGCCATAGGAAATTCATGATTTCCCCCTTGATAGTGGTCATGACTTAAAATAGAACCTCCCACAATTGGTAAATCCGCATTCGAACCTAAAAAATAATGAGGAACTTGTTCTAAAAAATCTGTAATTCTTGCAAAACTACCTCGACTAATTTTCATCGGTCTATGTTCTCTTGAAAACACAATCGCATGTTCATTGTAATAAACATAAGGAGAATACTGTAAATACCATTTTTCTTCTTCTAAAATAAATGGCAGCACTCTATGATTTTGTCTCGCCGGGTGATTTCCTCGACCCGCATATCCTACATTCTCATAACAAAGTAAACATTGAGGATAAGAAGAGCTTGGTAAATTTTTTTGCCTTTCAATATCTCTGGGATCCTTTTCAGGCTTTGATAAGTTGATTGTAATTTCTAAATTTCCATATTCTGTTGGAACTTTCCAGTATACATTCTTTGCAATTCTATCCATACGAATATAATTTGTCTTTTGAGAAAATTCATAAAATTTTTGAGTTGCCACTTCCTTGCTGAATTCAGAAGTTGCTCGAAATCTATCAATAACTTGGCTAGGACTTGGAGTCAATTTTCCCATAATTTTTGTATCAAACAGCTCTCGATTTCCGGCAGTATCTTCTATAATTCCTTGCTCTACTGCATAATCACATAAGGTATCCAAAATACTTTGTGGATACTTTGGCATCATACATGCAGAAATAGGCATTTCTTTCCATTCTGTTAAATGAAACAAATCCATCAATTCATTTCTAACCCAAATTTCATCATAATCTACTATTAACTCATTTTCTAGTCCATACTTAATCAATCGGTTTAAAGTACCATGGATTTCTGCCATTAAAATTCACCTAACTTTCTTGTTCCTTCTCCAATCTTTGCAATATAAAACTCTGCCTTTAATCCTGTCTTTTCTTGATATTTTTTTCCAACATTTTCAATAAAATGTTCTACTGCTTCATTTTTTACAATACTAACCGTACAGCCCCCAAAACCTGCACCTGTCATTCGAGAACCTAAACATCCTTCTTCTTCCCAGGCTGCTTCCACTAAACTATCTAATTCAAAACCTGTTACTTCATAATCATCTCGCAAAGAAATATGAGAATCATTCATCAGTTTTCCAAAAGCACAAATATCATTTTGATTTAATTTTTCCACAGCTATTTTTGTTCTCTCATTTTCTGCCACTGCATGTTTTGCTCTTTTTTGTTTTTCTTCTCCCAAAATCAAAGATTTTTTTTCTTCAAATTCTTGAAGGGATAATTCTCCTAAATATTGAATCTTACATCCTTCTTTTTGAAGATCTGCAACAGCAGCCTCACAAGAAGCTCTTCTCTCATTATATTTAGAATCTGCTAAACCTCTTTTTTTATTGGTATTCGCAATCACAATAGAGGCATCTTCTAAAACGACCGGAACATAGTGATATTCTAAACTATTACAATCTAATAAAATAGCATGATCTTTTTTTCCCATCCCAATAGCAAATTGATCCATAATCCCACAATTTACTTTATTAAATACATTTTCTGATTTTTGACATAGCTTTACCATAGCGACTCGATCCATCTCTACTTGATACAAATCTCGTACAATTTCAGCCATCAATAATTCAATTGAAGCAGAGGAAGATAGCCCTGCTCCATTCGGGATATTTCCTTCAAATAAAATATCAAAACCGAAAGAAGTATTGACTCCTAATTCTTGAAACATTTTAATGACACCTTTTGGATAATTTGTCCAAGCATCTTTCTCATCATAGATAATATTTTCTAAAGAAATTTCAAATATTCCTAATTCTTTGAAATTATTAGAATACATTCGACAAAGCTTATCCTTTCTTCTTTTTAATACTGCATAAGTTCCAAAGCTTAAAGCACAAGGAAATACATAGCCTCCATTATAATCTGTATGTTCTCCAATCAAATTTACTCTTCCCGGAGAAAAATATCCTTCTAATGTATCATTTTTCTCTATTGAAAACAATTGTTTTGCTTCTTCACATAATCTTTTTACTATTATTTCCATCTGTTCCATATCTCTTCTTCTCCTTAATTCTTATTTTCTTTATTATAAGTATTTTTCTTATTTTGTCAAAACAAAAAGATCTCTTTTTAGAAAACTTATTTTAGATTCTTTAATAAGTTCACTTTTTCAAAGATAAATTTTTCTAACCAATAATCTTTTTCAAAAGAAGCATAGGAAATATGACCTCCATATTTTGGAGTTTCTAAATATAGAAACGTATTTTTTTCAACTTCTTCTCTAGGATAGCAAGATTCACTCATCATAGGATCATCCAAAGCTGTTAATATGAAAGAGGGATGATGAATATTTTTCAAACAAAATAAAGAACTGTTCTTTTTATAATATTCATAAGCATCTTTACAGCCTGCTAATTTTGAGGTAACTAAATTATCAAATTCTACTAAGGTTTTTGCTTTCTGAACTTCTTCCAATGAAATTTCAAATTTTTGAAAAATATTTGGATATTTTTCCTCCTTCTGAATCATTTTTTTCTTTAATTGTTTTAAAAAATATTGTTCGTATATTTTATTCCATCCTCGTGCAAATAAAAGAGAGCTTCCTTTTAAATCACAAGGTGGTGAAACAGCTACTCCCATTTTAACATTCTTCGGAATATCTATTTCCGTTCCCAAATAATGTAACACTTTATTAGCTCCTAAACTAAAACCAATTAAAACAATTTCTTCATAAGAGCTGGCATATTGTAATGCAGTGCTAATCTCATCGCCTTTTCCTGCTATATAAAAAAAAGGACTTGGGTTTGGCTCCTTACTACAACTTCGATAGTTTAAAGCTAGTACATCCCAAGATTTTTCTGAAAAATAACGAGCAAATGCTTTGATATAGTGACTCTCCGAACTTCCTTCCAATCCATGACAAAGAAGAATCAGTTTGGAATTTCCCTTTTCTACCCAATCAAAATCTAAAAAATCACCGTCTTCTAGAAATATTCTTTGTCTACGATAGCTAATATCTACCTTACGAAAAAAAGTAGGATAACAGGTATTGATATGAGCATTTCGGAACCAAAAGGAGGGCTTATATTCTATCATTCTACTACCTCCTCTAATATAAAATCTACAATTCTTTCTTCTAAACCAAAGCTTTGATTTTTGGATTCATAACCTAGATGACCCCCAAATTTAGGTCTTTCAAAAAATAAATTTGGATTTTTCTTTCCCTCTTCCACAGGAAAACAATTTTTGGAAACGACAATATCATCCCAAGGTAATAACAATAAAGTCGGCTTTGTAATCAAATGTAACTTCCCTTTCGTACTTGTCGTTCTATAATACTCATCTACATCTTTAAACCCTTCTATTTTTACAGTAAAAGTCTCATCAAAAGCTTGGAGTCCTTTACTCTGTAATACTTCCTCCAATTTGATTCCTGCTTCTTCAAAAATACCGGGATATTTTTTATTTTTTTCACGAAGGCAATCTTTCATCCTATCTAAGAAATATTCTTGATACTCTCCATTCCCTAATTTTTCAAAATCAGTAATGGAATCCCAAACATCACAAGGAGCTGAGACAGAAACGGCCCCCTTTATCATCTTATAGTTCTTTAAGAGATGTACCATAAAATTTAAAACAATATTTCCACCCATACTAAAACCAACTAAAACAATTTCAGAATACTCTTCTTCAAACGCTTTTATGACGGTTTCTAAATCTAAATAAGTCATCATACCATACATTTTAGCTCTTCGATTGACTTCTTCACTACAAGAACGATAATTCATTGCAACAACATCGAAATTTCTTCTTTGAAATTCTTTTGCTGTCGATTTCATATAAGGAGCTCGAGCACTTCCTCCTAACCCATGACAAAGAATAGCCAATCGGCTATTCCCTGTCAATAAACAATCCAGATCTAAAAAATCTTCATCTTCTGTTGTAATTCTTCTTCGTTCGTAATTCAACATTTCTCTATTCTTCCTTACTTATAATTATGTTTTTTCTTCAATTCTTTTAACAATTCTTCCTTTATCGGAATATCGTCTTGATAAAGACTAGGAATTACCCTTTCTACCGGAATAATTCCAATGGACATAATAATTCCTTCCGGTAAAGACATTCGAAATGTTTTTAAATAGGATAGCATTTCCTCTAGTTTTTCCTCTGCTACAATAAGATTAAAGAAACAATCCGTTCCCGGCCATATCTTATTATTTTTATGACGCAAAGTCTTACTGATCACTCTTTCTGCATGAGATTGTACTGCATAATAGTAGAAACCGATGTCTTCAAAAAAATCTTCTAATCTTCCTTTTTGTGATTCATTTACATGGATCAGTATCATTTTATAATTACTCATTTCCATCACGCTTCCCCCTTATTTTATCTTTTTAAAAAATTTAAAATTAGAAAAAAAGTGTTTCCCTCGCATAATAAAATCATCCATTAAGGAATACAAAATTGGAATTACTATTAAAGTTAATAAAGTCGATACACTCAAACCAAAAATAACAGCTAAAGACATTCCTTTATAAATTTCAGAGCCTTCTCCAAATCCTAGAGCCATAGGAATCATTCCTAAAACAGTAGTAGCCGTTGTCATTAGGATAGGACGTAGTCTTGTAGAACCTGCTTCTATAATTGCTTCTGTTCGACTCATTCCCCGTACTCTCATAAGTTGAATAAAATCAATCAACACGATGGCATTATTGACAACAATTCCTGCCAATAAAATAATTCCTATCATGGTCATCATATTCATTGCCTGACCTAAAATAAAGAGCCCTAAGAAAACTCCAATCAAAGCTAAAGGAATCGAACCAATCACCACAAAAGGTAATAAGAAACTTTCAAATTGAGCTGCAATTAAAGCATAAATTAAGAAAATTGCAATCAAGAGAGCAGAAGAAAGTTGAGACATCGTTGCATTCATATTTTCAGATTCTCCACCCCAAGAATAACTAATAGCATCGGATTGGTTTACCTTCTTAAATGCTTCAATAAAGGCCTGCTGTACTCCTCTTACTCCTAAACCATTATCATTTGCAGAAATCGTTACACTATAAATCCTATCTTTCTTTTGAATAGATAAAGAGCCCTCTCCATAAACAATATCTGCCACATCTCCAACTTTGATAAATTTATTGTCTCCAATTTTAATGTTTAAGTTCTTTAATTGGTTAATGTCTTGTCTTTTTTCTTTTGGAAGCCTTACAAGAACATCAATATTTTCTGTTCCTGTTTTTATCGTAGTTGTATTCCCACGATTTCCTCCTAATATATAATAACTCAAATTTTGTGCAATTACAACCGGATTTATTCCATAGCTTCTAATTTTATCTCGATTTAATATAAGTCTTGCTTCTTGGTTTCCCGGATCCAAAGAGGACTTTACATCTCGTACTTTAGGATTTTTAGATATCTCTTCCTGTACTAAAGCTCCCAAAGCCTTAATTTCACTTAAATTGGCTCCTTTAATTTGAAATTCAACATCTCTACGAATACTTCCCATTCCAAAATCTTCTTTCAAACTCACTCTGGTATCAGGAATTTTAGAAACCAAAGGTCTCATTTTCTCTATAATGTCAAAAACACTTGTAGATCTTGTATCTTTTTTTCCAATATCTACATTCACATTGACACTATTATTGCCCACAATAATAAAGTATGTTTTCGTATTTGGTTCTTCTTTGACAAAAGCTTCAATTTGTTTTGCAATCTTATCTGATTTTTCTAGATCTAATCCATTTGGTAATTCTGCTGTAATAGAATATCTTCCTTGATCTTGTTTCGGCATAAAATTAAATTTTAAAAAACTCGAAACAAAAATAGAAAATACAAATATTCCTAAAGTAATAAATATCGTTAATTTTCTATGCGATAAAGCATACGAAATCAATTTCAAATATTTTTCTCGCATTTTATGAAAAATCTTTCCATCAGAAGAAATTTTCACATCATTGCTCATGAGTTTACTTGCTAACATCGGAATTAAAGTTAAGGCCACAATCAAAGCAGCAACATTCGAAAAAATAATCGCATAAGCCATATCTCTAAAAATTTCACGAGCAAAACCGGGAATAAACAAAATTGGAATGAATACCAACATTGTTGTCAAAGCAGAAGCAAAAATAGAAGCACTTACTTCCGTAGAACCATTTTCAGAAGCTTCCAACACTGGAGAGTGTAATTCTGTAATATGACGATAAATATTATCAATAACTACCACAGAGTTATCCGTTAACATTCCTACTCCAATCGATAGTCCCATCAAAGAAATCAAATTTAAAGTAGTTCCTGTTGCCTTTAAAAAAGCAAACGTAAAAATAACAGAAATGGGTAAGGCTAAAGTAATTAAAAAAGTAGCTCTGATATTTCTTAAAAATACAAATAGTACAATGGTTGCTAAAATCAATCCTTGAAGAGCATTGGAACTCACTCCAGTTATAGAACTTTTAATATCCACAGAAGTGTCCATAATAATATTGTATTCTGTTCCCTTAGGCATAATTCCTTTCAATTCTCTTAACGCTTTATTTGCTTTCTCTGTCAAATCTACGGTACTTCCGTCGGTTGATTTTTGAAGTAGAATCGTAATCGCCTCTTTCCCGGAGATATATCCTTTATTACTCTCATCTTCTCTTGTCAAAACAACATTAGAAATATCTTTTAATCGCAAAGTATTCCCATTACTACTGATAATCATATTTTCAAAATCTTCAATACTTTGCATCTCTCCCATATAACGTACTACTAATTGCTTTGTTCCTGTTTGTAGAGTTCCTATCGGTAGAACTGTATTCGAAGAGGAAATCAAATTATAAAGTTCTACCGGCGAAAGATTATAAGCTGCTAATTTCTCACTGTCTACCTGAATTTGTAATTGTTTTGCAGCATTTCCATAAACATCTACCTGTGCCGCTCCGGGTAAACTTTCAAATTTTGGTTTTAAATATTCATCGACAAAGGTAGTTAATTCTGCTTTGTTCGGAGCGCTCATCATAACAACCATACTTAAACTTCCTATTCCTGCTTGAATTTTCTTTGCAACTGGGTTACTTGCATCCTTTGGCAAATCATTTAAAATTTTAGAAACCTCTCTTTGAATTTCTGTTACTTTTTGATCTGCATTTGTTCCAAAATTAAATTTTACTACAATACTAGAAGAACCATAAGAAGAGGTAGATTCTATTTTATCAATTCCTTCTACATTCGGTAAAATTGCTTCTATTTTTTTTGTAATCTGTGTCTCCACATCTTCTGCTACCGCTCCACTCCAACTACTTCGAATGGTTACTGTTGGAATTTCCATATTTGGTAATAATTCTGTTCTCATACTAAACATTGTAATAATTCCAATGAAAATAACAGAAATTACTATCATACTTGTAGCAACGGGTCGTCGTATTGAAAGACCTGACAATGTCATATTTTTCCTCCCTTATGTTCTACTAATTTGCTTGTTTTGGATCTAGGTCTGCCGGAGTGCTTTCTTCCACCTTATCTCCATCTTGTAATCCAAATAATCCTTTTACTACAATTCTATCTCCCTCTTGAATATCTTTCGAAATAATTTCTGTGTATTCTCCATTTTGGGATCCTGCTTGTACTTCTACTCTCACTGCTTTCCCATCTACAATTTTAAAAACATAGCTAATTAAATTTCTTACAAAAATAGCTTCATCAGGAACAGAAAGGACTTGCTTACTTCCTATCGATAGATTGACAGAAGCATACATTCCATCTTTTATTTCTTTCTCTGAATTTTGTAATATTATTTTTGTCATAAAGTTTTTCGTAGTAGTATCTGCAATCGGGTTTACTTCACTAATCACAGCCTCGTAATCTTTTCCGGTATTATCCACATGAACGGTTAAATGATCTCCATTTTTTACATTCGCGATATATTCTCCCGGTAAACCGATATATGCTTGCATTTGACTATCATTTAAAACAGTAAAAACATCTTCTAAAGGATTTACCTTGTTTCCTTCTTTTCCAAATAAATTTCCAATGGTTCCACTAATGTCTGCTCTTCTTTCCAACTTGCTATAATCACTCTGAGCACTTTGAAACATTGCCTTTGCAACCTCTAATTGTCCACTAGCAGATATCAAGGTATTTTCATAAGAAACATATTCCAAATGAGACACTAAACCTCGATCATATAATTGTTTAAACTTACTATGATTTCCTTGAGCAATTCGATAAGAAGATTCTGCTGTCTGTAAATTTGCTAAAGCTTGTAAATAGGATGCTTTTGTTCCGGCATCTGAAAAGCTCATAACTAAGTCTCCTTTTTTCACATAATCTCCGTTCTTTTTATAGATTTTTTCAATAGTTCCTCCGCGTTCCGTATTGTGATTCACCTTATCTTTCGGTTCTAGGACTGCATCTGATTCAAATATCTGACTCATTTCTCTGATAATAACCTGTTCACTTACTATTTTTTTTACCGGTCTTTCCATAGGAGTTTCTTCCTTTTTTCCACAGGCTACAAACAATACTATTCCCATTAACATTATTGCAATGATTTGTTTTCTCATCTTTCCTCCTAAAAATTATACTAACAATGATCTATAATATTCAAAAGCATAGTAATAATCTAATTCTGCTTGATAATAATTTACTCTCGCTTCTCTTAATTGTGTTTCCGATAGCAAATAATCTATAGTAGAAATCAATCCTGAATCAAATTTTTCTTGATCCATGCTAAAGTTTAGTTCTGCTGCCTCCAATCCTCTTTTCCTAGATTCTCTCAAAATTTCCAATCGTTGTAATTCAGAATAAGCAGTTTTTAAAGTTAATTCTATCGTATCTTGAGCTGTCATTTCTGACAATTCTTTATTCTCTTTTTCCAATTTTGCAATTTGATAGTTGTCATAATCACTTCCAAAAGAAAATACATTCCAAGAAACAGAAAGCCCTCCCATCCATTCGGCATCTTCTCTTGTTTGCTTCCATTTTGTTCTTTCCGTTGCCACTCCATAACTTGCAAAAGCATTTATCTTAGGAAGCATATTTCCTAAAGCAGCTGTTTCTTGAGCTTTTGCTATCTCAACTTGCGACTTTGCAATCAAAGATTGAATACTAGATTCTAAAGCTTTTTCTTTATCTTTTTGAAAATCAATAGTATCTGTTAAATGATTTGGTACATTAAACTCTTTCACTTCTAGTTGCTCTTCTTTATCTATTCCCATTTGGAATTTCAAATCTTCAGTTTGTACCTCAATATTACTTTTGGCTTTTGCAATCAAAGATTGTATCTCTAATAAATTATATTTTGTCTTTAATAAATCTGTTTTTGTGATCAATCGCAACTCCAATTGTGCTTCTTGTTTTTGATATCGCTTTTGTAATTGCTTCTCTGAGTTTTCTAAAGCTTGTAAATTTCTTTTACTATTCACAATATTAGAGAAAGTTCGTATGGTTTTTAAACGAGTATTCAACCCTTCTTGAACATACGACAGATCCGCGATTGTTTCATAAGCTTTAGCCCCTTGAATCCCGGCAATAATAGCTCCACCTTGAAAAATTGGTTGACTAATCGTAATTGATTGTTTATATCCTCCTTTTTCTAATTGCATAGAAGACTTATTTTTAGAGATATTTCTCTCATACTCTGTACGTTGATAACTAGTATTATAAAGAACACTTGGTAATGCTTTTTTGATTGCTTGACTCCTATTTAGTTTTGAAATTTGTAATTTTTTCTCTGAAATTTTAAGTGTCTTACTGTGATTCATCGATTCTTGAATTGCCTCTTCCAAGGTAATTTCCCTTGCAAAGGCTAAACTTCCCACTAAAAAAAACATAGTCCATATTTTTTTCATTCTTTCATCCCCTATTTACTTTATCATTTTTAAAATATTCTTAATCAAAAACTC encodes:
- a CDS encoding YheT family hydrolase — encoded protein: MIEYKPSFWFRNAHINTCYPTFFRKVDISYRRQRIFLEDGDFLDFDWVEKGNSKLILLCHGLEGSSESHYIKAFARYFSEKSWDVLALNYRSCSKEPNPSPFFYIAGKGDEISTALQYASSYEEIVLIGFSLGANKVLHYLGTEIDIPKNVKMGVAVSPPCDLKGSSLLFARGWNKIYEQYFLKQLKKKMIQKEEKYPNIFQKFEISLEEVQKAKTLVEFDNLVTSKLAGCKDAYEYYKKNSSLFCLKNIHHPSFILTALDDPMMSESCYPREEVEKNTFLYLETPKYGGHISYASFEKDYWLEKFIFEKVNLLKNLK
- a CDS encoding YheT family hydrolase; this encodes MLNYERRRITTEDEDFLDLDCLLTGNSRLAILCHGLGGSARAPYMKSTAKEFQRRNFDVVAMNYRSCSEEVNRRAKMYGMMTYLDLETVIKAFEEEYSEIVLVGFSMGGNIVLNFMVHLLKNYKMIKGAVSVSAPCDVWDSITDFEKLGNGEYQEYFLDRMKDCLREKNKKYPGIFEEAGIKLEEVLQSKGLQAFDETFTVKIEGFKDVDEYYRTTSTKGKLHLITKPTLLLLPWDDIVVSKNCFPVEEGKKNPNLFFERPKFGGHLGYESKNQSFGLEERIVDFILEEVVE
- a CDS encoding PG0541 family transporter-associated protein; amino-acid sequence: MEMSNYKMILIHVNESQKGRLEDFFEDIGFYYYAVQSHAERVISKTLRHKNNKIWPGTDCFFNLIVAEEKLEEMLSYLKTFRMSLPEGIIMSIGIIPVERVIPSLYQDDIPIKEELLKELKKKHNYK
- a CDS encoding efflux RND transporter permease subunit; the protein is MTLSGLSIRRPVATSMIVISVIFIGIITMFSMRTELLPNMEIPTVTIRSSWSGAVAEDVETQITKKIEAILPNVEGIDKIESTSSYGSSSIVVKFNFGTNADQKVTEIQREVSKILNDLPKDASNPVAKKIQAGIGSLSMVVMMSAPNKAELTTFVDEYLKPKFESLPGAAQVDVYGNAAKQLQIQVDSEKLAAYNLSPVELYNLISSSNTVLPIGTLQTGTKQLVVRYMGEMQSIEDFENMIISSNGNTLRLKDISNVVLTREDESNKGYISGKEAITILLQKSTDGSTVDLTEKANKALRELKGIMPKGTEYNIIMDTSVDIKSSITGVSSNALQGLILATIVLFVFLRNIRATFLITLALPISVIFTFAFLKATGTTLNLISLMGLSIGVGMLTDNSVVVIDNIYRHITELHSPVLEASENGSTEVSASIFASALTTMLVFIPILFIPGFAREIFRDMAYAIIFSNVAALIVALTLIPMLASKLMSNDVKISSDGKIFHKMREKYLKLISYALSHRKLTIFITLGIFVFSIFVSSFLKFNFMPKQDQGRYSITAELPNGLDLEKSDKIAKQIEAFVKEEPNTKTYFIIVGNNSVNVNVDIGKKDTRSTSVFDIIEKMRPLVSKIPDTRVSLKEDFGMGSIRRDVEFQIKGANLSEIKALGALVQEEISKNPKVRDVKSSLDPGNQEARLILNRDKIRSYGINPVVIAQNLSYYILGGNRGNTTTIKTGTENIDVLVRLPKEKRQDINQLKNLNIKIGDNKFIKVGDVADIVYGEGSLSIQKKDRIYSVTISANDNGLGVRGVQQAFIEAFKKVNQSDAISYSWGGESENMNATMSQLSSALLIAIFLIYALIAAQFESFLLPFVVIGSIPLALIGVFLGLFILGQAMNMMTMIGIILLAGIVVNNAIVLIDFIQLMRVRGMSRTEAIIEAGSTRLRPILMTTATTVLGMIPMALGFGEGSEIYKGMSLAVIFGLSVSTLLTLIVIPILYSLMDDFIMRGKHFFSNFKFFKKIK